A single window of Leeuwenhoekiella sp. MAR_2009_132 DNA harbors:
- a CDS encoding MFS transporter, giving the protein MKVKGLRWWVIGLICLATVINYIDRTAFGVMWPEMGKDLGMDEADYAIMLNVFMITYAAGKFLSGKLYDIIGTRMGFVVSIAVWSIASVFHAVARGLVSLTLFRALLGLGEAGNWPGAVKSNGEWFPVKQRAVAQGIFNAGASLGSVIAPVLIAFLYGKFGWRTTFIIIGFLGLIWIIPWLFINKAKPRKHPWITDEEKKFISQGSLENVFDEDDKREKGLSLMKILSYKESWGVLSARFFIEPIWWLFVGWMPLYLHSEYGFSIEQIGSTIWISYLGGMAGSLVGGWYCGKLMETKTTDAARKITITIGGALIFLGLLGIIFFVQPDSPMSFIYITGIVLFGFQFAIGNIQTLSSDLFRGPSVGTLAGLAGSVGAVSVIIMNWLIPQITLKSYTPAFILIAVLAPLAVLSILVLIRKVRPVEIE; this is encoded by the coding sequence ATGAAAGTAAAAGGATTACGGTGGTGGGTTATTGGGTTGATCTGTTTAGCAACAGTTATTAACTATATAGATCGTACAGCTTTTGGAGTGATGTGGCCCGAAATGGGGAAAGACCTGGGGATGGATGAGGCAGATTATGCCATTATGCTAAATGTGTTTATGATCACGTATGCTGCGGGTAAATTTCTCTCGGGCAAATTGTACGATATTATAGGTACGCGTATGGGATTTGTAGTTTCTATCGCAGTATGGTCTATCGCTTCTGTATTTCACGCGGTAGCACGAGGGCTGGTTTCGTTAACACTTTTTAGAGCTTTATTAGGTCTTGGAGAAGCCGGCAATTGGCCAGGAGCGGTAAAGAGTAATGGAGAGTGGTTTCCGGTAAAACAGCGTGCGGTAGCTCAAGGTATATTTAATGCAGGTGCTTCTTTAGGAAGTGTTATTGCGCCGGTTTTAATTGCTTTTTTATATGGAAAATTTGGTTGGAGAACTACATTTATAATTATAGGTTTTTTGGGTCTAATCTGGATTATTCCCTGGTTATTCATCAATAAAGCAAAACCTAGAAAGCACCCGTGGATTACCGATGAAGAGAAAAAGTTTATCTCTCAGGGAAGCCTGGAAAATGTTTTTGATGAAGATGATAAGCGAGAAAAAGGATTAAGCTTGATGAAAATCTTGAGCTATAAAGAATCTTGGGGAGTGCTATCTGCACGGTTTTTTATTGAGCCTATCTGGTGGTTATTTGTAGGATGGATGCCACTTTATTTACATTCTGAATACGGTTTTAGTATTGAACAAATAGGTTCTACAATCTGGATCTCGTACTTGGGCGGTATGGCCGGTAGTCTTGTGGGAGGATGGTATTGCGGCAAGCTTATGGAAACTAAAACCACAGATGCTGCCCGCAAAATTACTATAACCATAGGTGGTGCTTTGATATTTTTAGGACTTCTGGGAATTATATTCTTTGTTCAGCCAGATAGCCCTATGTCATTTATCTACATAACAGGAATCGTTTTGTTTGGGTTTCAGTTTGCAATAGGAAATATCCAAACCTTATCAAGCGATCTATTTAGAGGGCCTTCAGTAGGTACATTAGCAGGATTAGCAGGAAGCGTAGGCGCAGTTTCAGTAATTATTATGAACTGGCTAATTCCGCAGATAACCCTAAAATCTTATACCCCGGCTTTTATATTAATAGCTGTTTTAGCACCACTGGCGGTTTTATCAATTTTAGTGTTGATACGAAAGGTAAGGCCGGTTGAAATAGAATAA
- a CDS encoding FadR/GntR family transcriptional regulator, with amino-acid sequence MKIEALTKTDNKGLRNAIISKIRDHINYKNLEPGDKLPSERMLSEKFEVSRSTIREAIQTLEFYGILESIPQSGTFVAQLGVTALNGMINEILNLEDPDFKSLVETRILLELKTVRLAAQRRTEEQLVHMKQALDAYTKKALLGEDAVQEDLLFHLAIAKASGNSSLNTLMLIITPEIITNFEKYHVCDDDQTFRGIEEHKAIFEAIKNKDVQGSKELMKIHFKSLYKYCYNVDL; translated from the coding sequence ATGAAGATAGAAGCTTTAACAAAAACAGATAATAAAGGGTTGCGTAATGCTATTATTTCAAAAATACGGGATCATATAAATTATAAGAATTTAGAGCCTGGCGATAAGCTGCCTTCAGAGCGTATGCTTTCAGAAAAATTTGAGGTTAGCCGCAGTACGATTAGAGAGGCGATACAGACATTAGAGTTTTATGGTATATTAGAATCTATTCCGCAAAGCGGAACCTTTGTTGCGCAACTAGGTGTAACAGCGTTAAATGGGATGATAAATGAAATACTTAATCTAGAAGATCCAGATTTTAAGTCACTCGTAGAAACGCGTATTTTGTTAGAGTTAAAAACGGTAAGATTAGCAGCACAGCGCCGTACTGAAGAGCAATTAGTACATATGAAACAGGCGCTAGATGCATATACAAAAAAAGCATTATTAGGTGAGGATGCGGTTCAGGAAGATTTACTTTTTCATCTGGCGATAGCTAAAGCCAGTGGCAACTCAAGTTTAAATACACTTATGCTAATAATAACGCCTGAAATTATAACCAATTTTGAGAAATATCACGTTTGTGATGATGATCAAACTTTTAGAGGTATAGAAGAACATAAGGCAATTTTTGAAGCAATTAAAAATAAAGATGTTCAGGGGAGTAAAGAGCTTATGAAAATACATTTTAAAAGCCTGTATAAGTATTGCTATAATGTAGATTTATAG
- a CDS encoding polysaccharide lyase family 7 protein, which yields MFINKLGIVAIALQLATSTACSQEHGPMVEDEAETVVQAEVDRVKLPNIDLSHWKVTIPEGSGKGGAISVEPPAILKYATNPVLKPFMYNDSTAGALVFHAYPSEATTANTKYSRSELREQMVPGDDNVNWTFAQGGKLKARIAMEDVTKDDEGKYHRVIILQIHGRLTNSQKELIGQDDNNAPPILKIYWQNGQIRVKTKVLKNTAVSEEGILHEEAWGDDEGHTFEQEVGFKKFDIEVKVSDGEMIVSLNNTEFAVYDDVNIKKWGVFENYFKAGNYFQTRDKGAHASVKFYKLEVSH from the coding sequence ATGTTTATAAATAAACTAGGTATAGTAGCGATTGCGCTGCAACTTGCTACTTCTACAGCCTGCTCTCAGGAACATGGGCCCATGGTTGAAGATGAAGCGGAGACCGTTGTGCAAGCTGAAGTTGATCGTGTAAAATTACCCAATATAGATTTATCGCACTGGAAGGTTACAATCCCCGAAGGTTCTGGTAAAGGAGGAGCTATTAGTGTTGAGCCACCTGCCATTTTAAAATACGCTACAAATCCGGTTTTAAAACCATTTATGTATAATGATTCTACTGCAGGGGCATTGGTTTTTCACGCATATCCATCAGAAGCTACAACGGCAAATACGAAGTACAGCAGATCAGAACTTCGGGAGCAGATGGTACCTGGCGATGATAATGTAAACTGGACATTTGCTCAGGGAGGGAAATTAAAAGCCCGTATTGCGATGGAAGATGTTACTAAAGATGATGAAGGTAAATACCATCGGGTTATCATTCTTCAAATTCACGGCAGACTTACAAATTCTCAAAAAGAATTGATAGGTCAGGATGATAATAATGCACCACCTATTTTGAAGATTTATTGGCAAAATGGGCAGATTAGGGTAAAAACAAAAGTGCTAAAGAATACCGCTGTTTCAGAAGAAGGTATTTTGCATGAAGAGGCCTGGGGAGATGACGAGGGACACACTTTTGAGCAGGAAGTAGGTTTTAAAAAGTTTGATATTGAGGTTAAAGTTTCAGATGGGGAAATGATTGTGAGTTTAAATAATACAGAATTTGCTGTTTATGATGACGTAAATATTAAAAAATGGGGTGTGTTTGAAAATTATTTTAAAGCAGGAAATTACTTTCAGACTCGTGACAAGGGAGCACATGCAAGTGTTAAGTTTTATAAACTAGAAGTAAGTCATTAA
- a CDS encoding PKD domain-containing protein encodes MNTIKQIAGLHFFKFLFSACMIFSLIACDFEYDLPEEGSIEDLTPPEANFTASQSDTDFLTYSFANFSGSATTYAWDFGDGNTANTRDAINTYPDEGTYTVSLTASDALGKTDTFTTEITIVEPPVPTAITPEIGAAEFQDAAGICGTGDSRDCWRISGGSIHQTTSDGRNGTRGAKFTTASSNSPRVSYQAVTVSANTKYILTAYYAIQSDGDSVRATVIDGQLNNFSEFANAPQLGQTAGTTNDGKGNFNRLIVEFETGANGNISILFDSGANASESYLDDVSIIPAE; translated from the coding sequence ATGAACACGATAAAACAAATAGCCGGTTTACATTTTTTTAAGTTCTTGTTTTCAGCTTGTATGATATTCAGTTTAATTGCTTGCGATTTTGAATATGACTTGCCAGAAGAAGGTTCTATAGAAGATCTTACACCACCAGAGGCTAATTTTACAGCCTCACAAAGTGATACTGATTTTTTGACCTATAGTTTTGCAAATTTTTCAGGAAGCGCAACTACTTATGCCTGGGACTTTGGGGATGGTAATACAGCTAATACGCGTGATGCTATAAATACCTATCCAGATGAAGGTACTTACACGGTGTCTTTAACCGCTTCAGACGCGCTTGGTAAAACAGATACTTTTACGACAGAAATTACAATTGTAGAACCACCAGTTCCTACAGCTATAACTCCAGAAATAGGTGCTGCAGAATTTCAAGATGCAGCCGGTATTTGCGGTACTGGAGACAGTAGAGATTGCTGGAGAATTAGTGGTGGCAGTATACATCAAACTACCTCTGATGGGCGTAATGGTACACGTGGTGCAAAATTTACAACTGCAAGTTCCAATAGTCCACGGGTTTCTTACCAGGCAGTAACTGTTTCTGCAAATACAAAATATATTTTAACGGCGTATTATGCTATTCAATCAGACGGTGATAGCGTACGAGCTACCGTAATAGATGGTCAATTAAATAATTTTAGTGAGTTTGCTAACGCTCCTCAACTGGGACAGACAGCTGGGACAACTAACGATGGTAAGGGTAATTTTAATCGACTTATTGTTGAATTTGAAACTGGAGCAAACGGTAATATTTCTATTCTATTTGATTCAGGTGCAAATGCAAGTGAATCGTATTTAGATGATGTATCTATAATACCTGCGGAATAA
- a CDS encoding RagB/SusD family nutrient uptake outer membrane protein, protein MKKVFPIIVLLLTGIMVSCGEDFLEPLPESAVSSEGYFKNDDEILTGVIGMYDAIQGVNSNDLDENFSIQREYYLTEMRSDNTRTKSSEGEAAQFESYTVTPSNGIVSNYYNSFYEIIYRANLVLSSLEAASADKAPAFEAEAKFVRAYAYFNLVRLYGDIPLIDRLTGPLEREIAFTRVATSSIYDLIVTDLQTAVAGLDNTYRNRASKAAAQALLAKVYLTQGSNYSEAQTLLESVMSGSFSLEPNFKDVFYTEDNNEVIFAVGYTSDLTSDSQNISAEWLNSVGRTSGVNYVTSDAREVLDNLGGNRTLYSYRQDAAQPTQYQVAKYIPNGDANLGIAATASNPELAGNDWIVIRYADVLLMHVEAILAGGQQTSATAALNSFQKVRDRAGLTTPITTITKEDLLAERRVELAFENQRFFDLVRFGVAQEVLSAFSDVNGYSFNATDLLLPIPQREINLSNGVMTQNPGY, encoded by the coding sequence ATGAAAAAAGTATTTCCAATTATTGTACTGCTTCTTACCGGGATCATGGTTTCCTGCGGAGAAGATTTTCTGGAGCCTTTACCTGAATCTGCGGTATCTTCAGAGGGTTATTTTAAAAATGACGATGAGATACTAACCGGTGTTATTGGTATGTATGATGCGATACAAGGTGTCAATTCAAATGATCTTGATGAAAACTTTAGTATTCAAAGAGAATATTACTTAACTGAAATGCGCAGCGATAATACCCGCACTAAATCGAGTGAAGGTGAGGCAGCACAGTTTGAGAGTTATACGGTAACTCCCAGTAACGGTATTGTAAGTAATTATTACAATAGCTTTTACGAGATTATTTATAGAGCAAATCTGGTGTTATCTAGTCTTGAAGCGGCATCAGCAGATAAAGCTCCTGCTTTTGAAGCTGAAGCAAAGTTTGTAAGAGCGTATGCTTATTTTAACCTGGTACGTTTGTATGGCGATATTCCGCTAATAGATAGACTTACAGGACCATTAGAGCGTGAGATCGCTTTTACACGTGTAGCAACCAGCAGTATTTATGATTTAATTGTTACAGATTTACAGACTGCTGTTGCAGGTTTAGATAATACCTATAGAAACAGAGCATCAAAAGCTGCGGCTCAGGCTTTACTTGCAAAAGTTTACTTAACACAAGGTTCTAACTACTCAGAAGCGCAAACCTTACTCGAGAGCGTTATGTCTGGTAGTTTTAGTCTTGAGCCTAATTTTAAAGATGTTTTTTATACTGAAGATAATAATGAAGTCATATTTGCTGTAGGTTATACATCAGATCTTACATCAGACAGTCAAAATATTTCTGCAGAATGGTTAAATTCTGTAGGACGCACCAGCGGGGTCAACTATGTAACTTCAGATGCTCGCGAAGTTTTAGACAATTTAGGAGGCAACAGAACGCTCTACTCCTATAGACAAGATGCTGCACAGCCTACACAATATCAGGTAGCAAAATATATCCCTAACGGCGATGCAAATTTAGGCATTGCGGCTACCGCAAGTAATCCTGAACTTGCCGGTAATGACTGGATTGTTATTCGTTACGCAGATGTATTGCTTATGCACGTAGAAGCAATCTTGGCAGGAGGTCAACAAACTTCAGCAACAGCTGCGTTAAATTCATTTCAAAAGGTAAGAGACAGAGCAGGACTTACAACTCCTATAACTACAATTACAAAAGAAGATTTGCTGGCAGAGCGAAGAGTAGAATTAGCATTTGAGAATCAGCGCTTTTTTGATCTGGTACGTTTTGGCGTAGCACAAGAAGTGCTATCTGCTTTTTCAGATGTAAATGGATACAGCTTTAATGCAACAGATTTGTTATTGCCTATACCACAACGAGAAATTAACCTAAGTAATGGTGTGATGACTCAAAACCCGGGTTACTAA
- a CDS encoding SusC/RagA family TonB-linked outer membrane protein — MNVKTITTVFIMFLCQFLLIAQENYTIRGTVTAASDNSPIPGVNVLVLGTTSGVVTDFDGNYEITVSSDSKLIFSYVGFVTQTLSVAGKEELNVSLSDDAQNLDEVVVVGYGTRKKSHLTGAVSSVVNEDLDQLPVSRVDDALVGQISGVNVQATNGEAGSAPTIRIRGTGSLTGSSDPLIVVDGLVVDNDFLGSLDMSEVESFDVLKDAASAAIYGSRGGNGVILITTKQGKEGKTVFSYQGYTGFKEARQSDAYYFSVAKTAAAELAATGSLSNRTQYIQQIGIDRDWQDIIFDGGMIENHSLSARGGNENTKFSISLGYLHDEGVLLTDDYKRYNLRLKLDSKVSNKFKIGGNLAPSYTNTRRFDGSTHDILRQPAWLPVYHDANTIQYVDRSVYPDVQIGDYAVQRHFDNYDLFGNGTLIDISDTSNTNPAAKVIERDRNDYKFKLNGNFYGEYEIYDNLKLRSTLSGDYQSTKRDRWQGVLSSRNGAADASYEVSNETQIHIASESYLTYNKEIGEHEFDVLAGIAFEKWDYSGESSLGTGYTSDLIRTLTAATVLTDIDSYKFAERFQSYFARVNYAYANKYLASLSFRRDGSSVFGSDNKYGDFPAVSVGWDIAQEDFLKESNTLSTLKFRFSYGFTGNKDLDTGSDIIDLYPSLPLLGPSSATIDGSLQAAYIALNIANPDLQWERSREYNPGVDFGFLNNRITGSVDYYKRTSDQLLLFNPVSSTTGFRNALVNIGEVVNSGIEIELRTRNISTPKFQWSTTILASMNDNELTDFADSNGQIQITDDKRASEWINLEGQPISSFYGWVVDEEIALENLQQPYFPIGGQAQDVYVKDLNGDGLIDDDDKTILGSPYPDLVWSISNDFKIGNVDISFLFQGSHGAEVRNMGDQYIFNHFNSGQDFNVQTTPNQGFIKEKIFTNSIVQDASYIALRNVNLGYNFPKTLTSKVGLTGFRVYAAGQNLMYLTADNYTGFNPESIDDTSPTTYGYQRGGSPIFRTISFGINADF; from the coding sequence ATGAATGTTAAAACTATAACGACTGTGTTTATTATGTTTCTCTGTCAGTTTCTATTAATTGCACAGGAGAATTATACAATACGCGGTACAGTAACAGCTGCATCAGACAATAGTCCCATACCGGGAGTAAATGTTTTGGTGTTAGGAACTACCTCTGGCGTAGTGACAGATTTTGATGGTAATTATGAAATTACGGTTTCTAGTGATTCAAAACTTATATTTTCTTATGTTGGCTTTGTTACGCAAACGTTATCGGTTGCGGGAAAAGAAGAATTAAATGTGTCATTATCTGATGATGCTCAAAACCTAGACGAGGTCGTTGTGGTAGGTTATGGTACACGTAAAAAGAGTCACTTAACCGGTGCGGTGTCGAGTGTGGTAAATGAAGATCTGGATCAATTGCCGGTTTCACGTGTAGATGATGCATTAGTAGGTCAAATATCTGGTGTTAACGTACAGGCGACTAATGGAGAAGCTGGTTCTGCGCCTACAATACGTATTAGAGGTACAGGATCACTTACCGGGAGTTCAGACCCGTTGATTGTTGTAGATGGTCTAGTTGTAGATAATGACTTTTTAGGGAGTTTAGATATGAGCGAGGTAGAATCTTTTGATGTATTAAAGGATGCTGCATCTGCTGCTATATATGGTTCTCGTGGAGGTAATGGTGTAATTCTAATTACTACAAAACAAGGTAAAGAAGGTAAAACTGTATTCAGTTACCAGGGATATACCGGGTTTAAAGAAGCGAGACAGAGTGATGCCTATTACTTTTCTGTAGCAAAGACTGCTGCGGCAGAATTAGCTGCTACAGGAAGCTTGTCTAACAGAACGCAGTACATACAGCAAATAGGTATAGACAGAGACTGGCAAGACATCATATTTGATGGTGGTATGATCGAAAACCATTCACTTAGCGCCCGTGGAGGTAACGAGAATACAAAGTTTAGCATCTCATTAGGATATTTACACGATGAGGGTGTGCTATTAACAGACGATTATAAGCGTTATAACTTACGTCTAAAGTTAGATTCTAAAGTTAGCAATAAATTTAAAATAGGAGGTAACCTGGCACCTTCATATACAAATACACGTAGGTTTGATGGGTCTACTCACGATATATTACGCCAGCCGGCCTGGTTACCTGTATATCATGATGCAAATACTATACAATACGTAGATCGTTCAGTTTATCCTGATGTTCAGATAGGTGATTATGCTGTGCAAAGACATTTTGATAATTACGATTTATTTGGTAACGGAACATTGATTGACATTAGTGATACTTCAAATACAAACCCGGCAGCAAAAGTTATCGAGCGTGACCGAAATGATTATAAATTTAAACTTAACGGAAACTTTTACGGAGAGTATGAGATTTATGACAATCTAAAATTGAGAAGTACACTTTCTGGAGATTATCAAAGTACAAAACGTGACAGATGGCAAGGTGTTTTATCCAGTAGAAACGGTGCTGCAGATGCGAGTTATGAAGTATCTAATGAAACGCAAATTCACATCGCTTCAGAAAGTTATTTAACATACAATAAAGAGATTGGAGAGCACGAGTTTGATGTGCTTGCAGGTATCGCTTTTGAAAAATGGGATTATTCAGGAGAAAGTTCATTAGGTACGGGTTACACTTCAGATTTAATACGCACCTTAACAGCGGCAACTGTGTTAACAGATATTGACTCCTATAAATTTGCTGAGCGTTTTCAGTCTTATTTTGCCAGAGTAAATTATGCATATGCTAACAAGTATTTAGCTTCATTAAGTTTCCGTAGAGATGGTAGTTCAGTTTTTGGTTCAGATAATAAATACGGTGATTTCCCTGCAGTGTCTGTAGGTTGGGATATTGCGCAGGAAGATTTCTTAAAAGAAAGTAATACACTGAGTACCCTTAAGTTTAGATTTAGTTATGGTTTTACCGGAAACAAAGATTTAGATACTGGGAGTGATATTATAGATTTATACCCATCATTACCTTTATTAGGACCTTCTTCGGCAACTATAGATGGTAGTTTGCAAGCAGCATATATTGCGCTTAACATTGCTAACCCAGATTTACAATGGGAGCGTTCTAGAGAATACAATCCTGGTGTTGATTTTGGCTTTTTAAACAATCGCATTACTGGATCTGTAGATTATTACAAGCGTACTAGTGATCAATTGCTATTATTTAATCCTGTAAGTTCAACAACAGGTTTTAGAAATGCACTTGTAAATATAGGAGAGGTTGTAAACAGTGGTATCGAGATTGAGCTGCGTACTCGCAACATTTCAACACCAAAATTTCAGTGGAGCACTACAATTTTAGCCTCAATGAATGATAATGAATTAACTGACTTTGCAGATTCTAATGGTCAAATTCAGATAACAGATGACAAACGGGCTTCAGAATGGATAAACCTGGAAGGTCAACCTATATCTTCATTTTATGGTTGGGTGGTAGATGAAGAGATTGCTTTAGAAAACTTACAACAACCATATTTTCCAATAGGTGGGCAGGCGCAGGACGTGTATGTAAAAGATTTAAATGGTGATGGTTTAATTGATGATGATGATAAAACGATATTAGGTAGCCCGTATCCAGATTTAGTATGGAGTATTTCTAATGATTTTAAAATAGGAAATGTAGATATAAGTTTCTTATTTCAAGGAAGCCACGGTGCAGAAGTGCGTAATATGGGAGATCAATACATTTTTAACCACTTTAACAGCGGTCAGGATTTTAATGTACAAACTACGCCTAATCAGGGCTTTATTAAAGAAAAAATCTTTACTAATTCTATTGTTCAGGATGCATCTTATATCGCTTTGCGTAATGTGAATCTTGGGTACAACTTCCCCAAGACACTAACTTCAAAAGTAGGATTAACAGGATTTAGAGTGTATGCTGCAGGACAAAATCTTATGTATTTGACAGCAGATAATTATACCGGTTTTAATCCAGAATCAATAGACGATACATCACCTACAACCTATGGTTATCAGCGTGGTGGTTCACCTATATTCAGAACTATATCTTTTGGTATTAATGCTGATTTTTAA
- a CDS encoding cupin domain-containing protein — MKTFGASKEFLLGDEIAWETVGDGVKRKIKGYDDTIMMVQVDFKKGSIGPMHEHHHAQVTYVVKGSFDVTIGGETKTLKSGDSFYIPPHVLHGALCTEDGMLIDVFSPIREDFM; from the coding sequence ATGAAAACATTTGGAGCAAGTAAAGAATTTTTATTAGGAGATGAGATCGCCTGGGAAACTGTGGGCGATGGAGTAAAACGCAAAATTAAAGGATACGACGACACAATAATGATGGTACAGGTAGATTTTAAAAAAGGAAGTATTGGTCCTATGCACGAGCATCATCACGCACAAGTTACTTATGTCGTGAAGGGGAGTTTTGATGTTACGATAGGAGGGGAGACAAAGACTTTGAAAAGCGGAGATTCATTTTATATTCCACCACATGTATTGCACGGCGCTTTATGTACAGAAGATGGTATGCTTATAGATGTATTTAGTCCCATACGTGAGGATTTTATGTAA
- a CDS encoding alginate lyase family protein: MNKIFLHVLLLCFFCTAFSQQNKQSYTFKDKEHHGLLISKEGLSAIKANLGSLPLFDNTLEQTKREIDSILSQKIEVPVPKDMAGGYTHMQHKENYVVLQKAGVLFQIYGDEKYANYIKAVFMEYARIYPTLPLHPETRSYSRGKLFWQCLNDANWLVNMSQAYDAIYDWLSPKDRKKLERQLFRPFAMFLSVENPQFFNRIHNHSTWGNAAVGMMGLAMRDSELINYALYGLPEDSIDENAVDNDGGLIKKPGQDAGFLANIEEAFSPDGYYTEGPYYQRYAMYPFLAFSAALENTLPQLEVLQYKDNVQLKAVYALLNLTDSNGDFFPLNDAQKGMSYYNSALINSVDIAYHYGHQDRQLLALAKTQNEVTLDDAGLAVAFALKEQEIEPFKKKSLSLTDGPDGKQGGLTILRSKPGSDLELVFKYSAQGNSHGHYDKLSYSVYENGYEVLPDYGLARFVNINAKNGGGYLKENTTWAKQTIAHNTLVQNEVSHYNGDFKTGSEYHSELYFQDINNDNLQIVSAKENNAYPGTAMQRTLAMLPQKNNSKPLLLDILKVQADVENQYDLPFYYKGQLIDISIKPSAENNLEPLGLSNGYQHLWKEATAKADTEFTQITWLNKDLFYTLSSKTTVGDSILFVRQGANDPEFNLRREAGILFRKAKVKNTLFVNILESHGTYNTVNERAENTESAVKNIDIVVDTEAYTAVKVDLINDSSYILIIANLKSSTQEKHKLTLNGTTYTWDGPYYFTNR; this comes from the coding sequence ATGAATAAAATATTTTTACACGTTTTGCTATTGTGTTTTTTTTGCACCGCTTTTAGTCAGCAGAATAAACAATCTTATACCTTTAAAGATAAAGAGCATCACGGGTTGCTAATTTCAAAAGAAGGTCTGTCTGCAATAAAAGCTAATTTGGGGAGCTTACCGCTTTTTGATAATACGCTAGAACAAACAAAAAGAGAAATAGATTCTATACTAAGCCAGAAAATAGAAGTTCCTGTTCCTAAAGATATGGCCGGCGGTTATACGCATATGCAACACAAAGAGAATTATGTAGTGTTGCAGAAAGCGGGTGTTTTATTTCAGATTTATGGTGATGAAAAGTATGCTAATTATATCAAAGCGGTTTTTATGGAATATGCACGCATATATCCCACATTACCCTTACATCCTGAAACACGATCGTACTCAAGAGGTAAATTATTTTGGCAATGTCTTAACGATGCAAATTGGCTTGTAAATATGAGCCAGGCGTATGATGCAATTTACGACTGGTTATCTCCAAAAGATCGAAAGAAATTGGAGCGTCAATTATTTAGACCTTTTGCAATGTTTCTTTCAGTAGAAAATCCCCAATTTTTTAATCGCATACACAATCACAGTACATGGGGAAATGCCGCAGTAGGTATGATGGGACTCGCAATGCGCGATAGTGAATTAATTAATTATGCACTTTATGGATTGCCCGAAGACAGCATTGATGAAAATGCTGTAGATAATGATGGTGGGCTAATAAAGAAGCCTGGTCAGGATGCGGGGTTTTTAGCAAATATTGAAGAAGCTTTTTCGCCAGATGGTTATTATACAGAAGGTCCCTATTATCAGCGATATGCGATGTATCCCTTTTTGGCCTTTTCAGCAGCTCTAGAAAATACATTACCGCAACTAGAAGTGTTACAGTATAAAGATAATGTGCAGCTTAAGGCGGTTTATGCATTATTAAATTTAACCGACTCAAACGGTGATTTTTTTCCGCTAAACGATGCCCAGAAAGGGATGTCTTATTACAACTCAGCATTAATAAATAGTGTTGATATCGCATATCATTATGGGCATCAGGATAGGCAACTACTTGCCCTTGCAAAAACACAAAACGAAGTAACCTTAGATGACGCAGGACTCGCAGTTGCTTTTGCTTTAAAAGAACAGGAGATTGAGCCTTTCAAGAAAAAATCACTCAGTTTAACAGATGGTCCTGACGGAAAACAGGGAGGCCTTACTATTTTGCGTTCTAAGCCAGGAAGTGATCTAGAACTGGTATTTAAATACAGCGCGCAAGGTAACAGTCATGGGCATTACGATAAACTCTCCTATTCTGTTTATGAGAATGGGTATGAGGTTTTACCCGATTATGGATTAGCGCGTTTTGTAAATATAAACGCAAAGAATGGCGGTGGTTACTTAAAAGAGAACACCACCTGGGCAAAACAGACTATCGCCCATAATACGCTTGTTCAAAATGAAGTCTCTCACTATAACGGTGACTTCAAAACCGGTAGTGAGTACCATTCTGAGCTTTATTTTCAAGACATAAATAATGACAATCTACAAATTGTAAGCGCTAAAGAAAATAACGCATACCCGGGAACTGCAATGCAGCGTACACTGGCAATGCTTCCACAGAAAAATAACTCAAAGCCACTACTTCTCGATATATTAAAAGTACAGGCTGATGTAGAAAATCAATATGATTTACCTTTTTACTATAAGGGTCAGCTTATAGACATTTCAATAAAACCCAGTGCAGAGAACAACCTTGAACCTCTAGGTCTTTCAAATGGATATCAGCATCTTTGGAAAGAAGCCACGGCAAAAGCAGATACAGAGTTCACACAGATTACGTGGCTTAACAAAGATTTATTTTATACTTTGAGTAGTAAAACTACTGTAGGAGATAGCATATTATTTGTAAGACAGGGTGCTAACGATCCAGAATTTAATCTTAGAAGAGAAGCGGGTATTTTGTTTCGAAAAGCTAAAGTCAAAAACACGCTCTTCGTTAATATATTAGAATCACACGGTACTTACAATACGGTAAATGAAAGAGCTGAAAATACAGAATCTGCCGTAAAAAATATTGATATAGTAGTAGATACTGAAGCATATACAGCTGTAAAAGTAGATTTGATTAACGATTCATCGTATATATTAATCATTGCAAATCTAAAGTCTAGCACTCAAGAAAAACACAAATTAACACTTAACGGAACCACATATACTTGGGATGGACCGTATTATTTTACAAATCGATAA